The following DNA comes from Henckelia pumila isolate YLH828 unplaced genomic scaffold, ASM3356847v2 CTG_461:::fragment_3, whole genome shotgun sequence.
TAAAATGATTAGTCTCAATAATCGATATTTCAAATACCAATGTCATTACCCTATATCTCATTTTCTACACCAACTTGCAATCCAAAATCCTAATATACAAATTAATAAGAACACAATCACATAACAACgtaacataaaaattcagaaataaagCAAACCGAGTTGAAAGAGATTAATGGCGAGTGACTACGGCGGCGGTGGCGAGCTACGGTGGTTGTTAGAGATCGAAGAGAAGTGGAGGCAGGAggattgtaacgccccgattttatcttaattgactttatttgagataatcggagattacagagttcaaaagtcgacttgattttgatcagggtcatttttgcaaattttggatttttcagggactaaagtaaaaatttgggatttgttagatatttataactCCTTTGACTATTCTATTCACTCCACCCTCCTCCTCCATCgtctctccctccattgaaggcgagaaAACGCCTTCCAAGCTTTCCAGATTtcaccccgagctcgatccgtccgttcgaaattatttttgaaggcagattagcgatcatggcagcaagagcttcgttctatcgtaagtttttcttcgatcagatacattctattttttggatgtcgtTCGAATCGATTTAGTttttagtatgttgttcttggcagagttctgatcgtttattctctgtcggttttgaaatagaacgTCATttgaaattgttatgatttttggagggattttcgaaaaagtgagttttgtgatttgttggaatcagattgttttggttgaatgttggttgatttgagtttattggattgatattatgctgtctgtgATCTCGGTTTGattagaatatagccgttatgccgccggtttgagttgaGGGCTATAGTTGGGTTGAGTTGATTGAGCCATTTTAAGTCATGTTTGAATGTCGATAGTGATCTcgggcctttattacttcttttgcagattcgtttgaaggccgttgagttgcgaggttgcaggagttgtatcgttttagaaattgtagccggtatagtatcgattctcttattatcgactaggaagtttgattgaatcttcaATGagtttattgttgttgttttcagGTTGGAGCATAGtcgtttgaaagaggtataagacgacttagactggaataAAACGagtaactcgaatccgacttgattcgagtgttccgaagaaatcacatacttgcatgttaattgaattacttgaatttattgaatgagttatgatttgcattgcattcatcttgagccaaaatccttgatttcagcgggcaggacgacccttttatgttagacgttttgggggcttttaagcgagtggcctaggcgtagaggttcgcctagtgctagcatactccttatagtcgcaccaaagtctagaggatggagatacgtaacaccacctcgatcgggagagtcggtgagttgtttacgtgatctcatcctcgggatcccaaaagcaaaaacaacaactcttttgattatccagacttgataatcccgaatTTTAAGACATGCATTTAATTTTGATTTctcttggaattgcatggttgatatttgaatatctggaagttgatatatttcattttgagatgcttatctgatattgcatgctagtctcttttactgggaatgttattctcaccggataatccggctgttgtcttgtctttgtatgtgtgcttggcaacaggtggagcaggaccgagtcagagatcgcatggctagatggtcgagttgatagagtgatgCCTTGGTGTTTAAGAAGTCGACTATGTAATCGAACATAGATTGGATTCGTACTCGTTATGCTTTGTGTGTAGGAATTTTTCTCCAAGTTTCCATTTATGTATTTATTGGTGTATAtgcttcatttaaaaaaaaataactactTTGTATTGACGTTAACTCAAATTATCAGTCATTAAAACATTGCATAAAATTTGGGCATCAcccaaatcaaaacatatctggCATCTAATACATTATTTGTCATCACGTAAGCAACTGCATTAGTAAAACGTGGAGAGAAAttgatttagaaaaaaaaaatgtaagaaTTGTCGCCTTAAATGACTAATCTCGACAATAATAGAGGCTTCGGTGCTTGTAGAGTGGAATAGAAAATGACCTCGCTGTATTGATGTCATCTGTTTCTACTATCTAGTGTCCTTGAACGTAGTATCCTTGAACGTAGTATCTTATAATTGTGTTGCACTCTTCCAACACCACATAGACCTAAGTAATATATCGAGTAAACCGACTCGTTAAGAGACGTCATGGCGCAAATAAAATCACCACATCCGGCCAGTCAATTTCTTGAAATCATATTATTTGTAAAACTAATTTAGAGTTAAGTCAGGTTATAGATCTATTATAAAGAAACCATCGTCCATATAATTTGGAGTTGTGCCCCTAGTCTTCTATATCTACACTCGCTTATTACAGGAATCCAATTGATCGAATCGAAGGTTGAATTGATAATTCTATAAGGTTGTTCTTGAATTGATGGATTTGAGAGAATATATTTCAAATTACTTAGATTACTTAGGTAGATAAAATTCAAGTGAATTTCAAATCTACTCCATACGATTAAAGTTGTACAATCTAAGCACGAATAAGTTCACCCAtccatttcatttttttttctttttaaaaggTTCACCCAtccataaaataaaatgaaaaaatgcGGTGAAAATTTATATAGGCCTAATGGCCTTCCAAAACTACACGGGCCAAACTCCCTCAAAGACCATCCTAGGGCCCATCAAAAGTATAGCCCAATAACATATCGGGCTCAATTTACAAGTTACTTAAAAACAAAATGTCATAAAAAGTTTTAAAActttacaaataaaatatatcttTAAGATTCTGTAATTTCTCTTTAAAACTTTACTTAAAATAACAactaaaatttgaatatattacatatatgtatTAATATATATCCATTCTCAATCCATGTTTCCTTATTGTTTGATTCatttaacataaataaaaatttatgaacCCAAACACTAATAAGATTTTTAAACATATTTAGTTAAATCATCTCTAATTTATTCGTATTTGTACAACATATGATGGCCCACTGTTGATAATTTGACAGCTTAATTTGTCAAAGATTTTcataattgattttataaataaaacttTCAAACCTCAATACATGACATACAatgtaattatatattatttaaaaatctagAATACATATTTCCTCAATTATTTGTTCATCAAACTTGAAACCGCTCAAAATTAGCTCAATATATAGATTTATTGTTCAACAAGAAACTAATCAGTTatggatattttttttaattacaaagACGAACAAataatttgtttttaaattttttcgggatatatataatataataaaatataaaatagacatatataaagataataaaaaaaattgaattacgaataataaaataaaaagataaagaGAGGAAGAGAGAAaatatgtaaaataaaatataatataaaattcagcCCATTGTCAAATTCAACCTAAAACTGACACAACACAATATACTCCTCTTTGTTTCTTCCCGCATTCCATTTTCTTCGTTtgaattcattttttttctctGTTATGATTGTGATATTATGTTGAGGCTGTGGAAATGGTACCAGAATTGCTTGGCGACGCACCCAGTTAAGACCCAGGTGATTAGCTCCGGCTTGATTTGGGGAGCCGGTGATATTGCTGCTCAAACCGTCACTCAATACACCTCCAGAAGAAGCTATGTGAGGAATTTTGTTTTGATCTTTTTTTTTACACCGATTCTCGATCATTTTTGGTGGCTCTGGTTTTTATGTAGTttcttgtttttaaattttatttttatgaggTGGGCGCAAATGGGTTGCGCCTGATTTTGTTTTATCTGTCTGTATTTGTGTTTCTTTTTTCTCATGTTGTTGTATGACTGTATATATTTGTGTGTTAGTAGAAGGAGatatgtgtttgtgttgtgtgtGCTTCGAGTAGATGATGGTGTGTGAATTTTCTTGGATGTTTGGGTGCAGATGGCACGGCGGTAGATAAACCTAGAAATTTTCGGGATGGAACTTACTGTATCTTGGTTTTTTTGTTGAACTAAATGCTGGTGACTGAAAACCCTTTATATTTGTCTGTCCTGCTATGGTTTCATCGTTCAAAGGGCATTTAATATCTCCTGAAGATGAGTGATCAATGACGTTAATTTGTCACATCTGCATCTGCTGATCTGTATGTTTAGGTTTCTATATCTTTGTGAAGGttgttgcatgttttttttCACAAACTATGTCAAGTCAAATGTTATAATATGTGGATATGCATAGTTATTAAGTGTtttagtggaggaggaagacttTCTTTGCGTTCCATCTCTTGTTGACAGTCAAATGATTTTTTGTCTGTTTTTCCAAAATGGCATGAACCTCCCACATGACCGTTCTTCTTATACTTTTtattgatttaatttaattgagtTGGTGAAAGAAAATAAAGTCCTCATGTTCATCTTTAACCTGCTACCTATTTTCTTCAGATCATGAAGAATGTTTATGCAATCTGTCGTTTAGCTTTCTTTAAGGCTGTGCTGTTTATCTACTTGTATATAAGTGTTTTTTCCTTTGGATGGAACAAATGCATGATAGTTTCTGCAGTCATGGGCAAAGCTGTTATCTATGAATGATTAGAAAGATCCAGTTGTTTTGATCCACTTGTTTACGTTGGGTATTTTGATTGTGCTTTTGTCCTTTATGCATCAGATATTACAAAATTTATCTTCCTTGTTTCCTTTTCCTGGTGTTTCTAATACTTGTTGAAAATTAAACTGCCATCAACCCCTTGTGCGTGAAACCTGCCAAAATGAGCATCAAATGCACGTTTTTATCCTTCTTCCTGCTCACTCGTCtgatagtcataccatgctttGACAATTTGGATATCCATTTATCTGAGAAGATTTACAGCTTTATTTTCACACTCTGAATAGTGATAACCCATTATTTCCTTGCAGGTTGAAGATAAAGAATTGAAGATCAATTGGAGAAGAGTTGCTACTACAAGCTTGTTTGGGCTTGGATTTGTTGGTCCAGTTGGGCATTTCTGGTTAGTTTTCTGTTTAGCTATGACTTTCAGAAGCAAACCCTCGTTTTCTGTACTCAAAGGTCCTGTTAAATTGAATATGAAAACTGCTGCTTTTAAGTTGTGGCCtgtgtttaaatttgaaaatggaCAAGTAGGTAATTGGATTGTCTTCTGTGGCTTTGCTGCCTCATGTGCTTGATGAGTAACGATGACCAGATTGAAATCGACAAAAGAGAAGATTTTGAAACATTCTCGCCCAGTAATTTCTAAGATGAGATCGCAGTGATGAAGCAATGTTGCATTATTTGATAGTATCCTACTGTCTTCTCTAACATGGTACCATGTATGTCAGGAATGTATCTCAGGAAATTCTCATGATGCAATAATAGCCATTTACTAATGTTGTGAACACTGAATGCTGTTGAAatccaaaaaatatattttgaaatcagATTTGATATAATTAAGGTTATAATGTATTTTTCATGTAATTTGTTATAGGAAATACTATAAACTAGTCTCGAGATAGCTTTACCTATATAAAGAGTAATATGAATAGAGTTTTAGCTCTCTTAAGCATCTTGTCATGGATTTTTATCTTCACTGCTGAATTGTGTCTCATGGATTAGAAACATATGGTGCTTTAGACTTCTAGCAATGTTTGATTCTCGTCATTACACACACAGAGGCAGTAGTACGGTTCTCAATCTTTCTTCCACGCAGGTATGAAGGGCTGGACCGTTTCATTAGATTAAGGCTACGACTACAGCCAAATTCCTTCCGTTTTGTCGGCAGTAAAGTAGCAGTCGATGGCATAATCTTTGGGCCCTTGGATTTACTCGTGTTTTTCACTTACATGGGTTTTTCTACGGGTAAAAGTGCCACTCAGGTCAAAGAGGATGTTAAGAGAGACTTTCTCCCAGCCTTGATTTTAGAGGGTGGCATCTGGCCAATTGTTCAAGTTGCCAATTTTCGATTCATCCCCGTTCGTTATCAACTTCTTTACGTCAATTTTTTCTGTCTATTGGATAGCTGCTTTCTTTCGTGGATCGAGCAACAAGAAGATGCCCCTTGGAAGGAGTGGTTAAAATCGTTGCTTCCTTTGAAAGAAGAAAAACAAGAAGGCGGGTAACTGGTAGTCACTTGGtcattgttttgattggtttcGTCTTCTGGGTTCAATTTTCAAACTTTCATGAAGGACAAGAATACGTGTAAAACCTTGATTTGTACCCCGGAAATGAACGTTTTGTGATTATAGAGTTCTTGGCTTCAATTTACTGCTAAAGAGGAAGACGTGTTCGTTTTTTTCGAATTTTATAGGCTTTGCCGTTTTCATAAGAAGCGTGGTCCATATGTTTGCGAGACATTATTTTCTTGTGTCGATGCATTATATGCCAAATTTTAATCCAATGATCAAGGATATGCCGATACTTGGATTATCATTTGAAGTTGTTTTCACAAGTCACATTTGGTCATGAAGTTTATATAAGTATATAACAATTTAAAAATGGATGATTTTACCTGTTTGAGACGAAATATGACGTGCTTAAAACATAATATAGATGGGGTAATACGAAAGCATGGACTGAATTCAGCCATGTTAGTAAAAACCACTTCATTTCCGAGTTGGAACTCGGGGTTGATCAAATTAGCTGTTTTTAAGATTTATGCACGTGtatatttacatttttatgGCAAGTAAATCTTTGCACTAACATAGTAGTTAGACAAGTTCTGTGACTTACTCACCCAATTGGTATAGATAATTGAACTGTTAATcatgaatcaaatatttaattatttcatcaaCTTTCACAACCCCTCAAAGCATATTTACACTTTTTTTGAAGTAATTACGATCATTCATCAATTATAAATTGTCGAAGGACCAAATACAACAAATTATTATGAAAGTAGACGTGCACTTTATCTATTATATTTATTCACTATATTTGTATATGTagttttcattgtgaatttcaTCTTATATGGTTCATCTTCTTTGTATTATGTTTTAAAACCTCTAATCTTTGTTTTgttaattcatatttaatttaaatgtaTTATCTACATCTTCTTCTTTCAAATGTTTCAAGgaataatttatttgaaaaaaaacttcGAATTATTTCCtaaaagtaataaaaaaaactatctAAAAATAGTTCGATTATCACTTTTTCATCTGCTTATCGATTAAGTTTATTTGATATCTCGTTTGATCCGACCCCATTCGACGTTGCCCCGAATAGGTTAGCATAGACTGCTCCCTACTTATCCAACCGACCGAAAAGAAATATTTCAATGAGATTGAGTTGAAATATCCGGAGTGACGCACACACTGAAGGTGAAAACGCCATAGCTTAGCGCTGAGAGAGAGATGTTTCTAAGCCATCAACTTCCAAGAATTCACCTCATCTCTCATTTCACTTCTCCCAAGCCCAAGAAGAGCCTTCTGCTTATTACCTCAACCCTCGTATCCAAATCCATTCCTGCATCCATCTCCCATTTCTCCGCAACTATTGCTGCCCCGTCGCAGCCCCAAGAAACTGCGCCGCTTTCTCTTGAAACCCTCTTCGTGCCGCCGGATACTGACGTTTCGTCTTTGGAAATCTCCAGCTTGGGCGCCAGAATCTTGAAGGGCTCGAATATCGTGCTGAGTAAGTATGCGGCAGGCGATGGTACTGACGTCGTGAATTCCGAGTTCGTGAAGAGCAGTGTAGCAACTGAGGACTGTCCTTCCGATGGGATGCCGGAATTCGCGCTCGTGGGCAGGTCTAATGTGGGGAAATCTTCGCTTCTCAATTCGCTCGTTAGGCGGAAGAAGCTCGCGCTCACTTCCAAGAAGCCTGGTATGTGCATTTTATAGCAGCGTAGACAGGACTAGTTGGCCAGGCATCATTTTGCTGTGGCCTTTTTTTTTTGCAGATATTATGTTTGATTGTTGGTTTCAATCCGTAGGGATGAGTAATTTAGCCTTTCATAAAGTTTAATTCATGTTTTTCCAACTCAAGGAGAAACTTGCTGCAGTTTGACTTCCGTTTGGTTTGACCTTTTTCCAGCATGTGattttttatggaaattttttATCACAAAGTATGATCAGACTTGTGAAGTGACGATGTTTTGGAAGAATTTGAGGCACCGCCTGGTGCGAAGGTCATAACATCATTATGCATATATAGATTTTCCATTCCTATATTACATATCATTTCATCGTCAATCCACGAACGAAATGGTGACTAAGAGTATTACTATTACTCGCACCTTTTTTGGGTAATTGTGTGGGACTGTTTATTGGTTATGCTGCCTGCTCTTCCTTGATAGTTATCAGAGATATTAAACATTATCAGAACCAAAATAAGAAAATCAGGTAATTTTCGAATGATTGGATTATTTGGAAGAAATAACCTATAAAAAGAACCCATCTTTACTGAGAACTCCCCAGTGAAGAAGAGCCTATAGTACCAGAGATCAAAGAGGCATCTTTGGACCAGGTTTTGTGCATTGCCAAATAGAGGGGATTTGTTATTGTATCTTATAATGGTGCTCAAAAGTGATTGAGTGAGAGATCAAATGAACTTATAACAGATAGTACCATAGCTACGGGAAGCTTATGTGTAAGTCGTGCCATAAAACTTTTCATTTTGCGGCGTGATAGACATAGATTGCTTCACCCAACACTGATGGCGTGTTTAGGTGTGTTCTTTTGTTCATTTTTTGGAAGCTAAACAGGTTTTGTATAGATGgtgagttgaatttttattgtcaTAAAAGACATTTAGTTTGTCTAATCTGTGATGCAAAAGGTAGCGAAGCATTAAATTTCCTGTATAAgatgttagaaaatatttttctggAACTATTCAAAGAAAAATTTTTGTTGTGAAAGTAACTGTATTATCATGTTTCCATTTGCAGGGAAGACACAATGTATCAACCATTTTCGCATTAATGATAGCTGGTACCTCGTCGATTTGCCTGGCTATGGGTATCAACTTAACTTTAAATATCTTGATTTTGGCTCACTTTATTGGATTCATATACGTGATTGACATTAAAAGTTAGAGTCGTTTAgatattcaaataaataattgtgAGACAGTAGTTCGAATGGACCTGCTCATTTCTTAACATAAATGAACATCATAATTGTACTTTAAACATCATAGCGTCCTGGTTTTCTACAATGTGCGGCATTTCAAATCATATGCTGCATCCATGCTCTATATCTATATGTTTGGATGTTCACCATATGGCCTCGTAAACTGGTTGAACACTGTTGAAGATTTCAGAAATATTTAGGAGATATTGTAGATACTATATTATATACTTTCCTTTTGTGTAAATTATCTAGAATAGGAAATTATCTTGAGATCAATTAGCGATCTATTTACCTTTATTATGATGATGTAACTTGTATAAAAGGCCGTACATTTTCAGTAGAAAAGTAAGCAAGATATACGAAATTCTTCTTGTttcatggtatcaaagccaccgATCTTGGGTGTGCATCTCTGCGAGTTTTACAGCCTATCATAATATGGCTTCAGAATCCTCCACCGTGGTAAACCAGGTGGTTCCGCCAACCCCAATATCCTCAAATCTTTCATTTGACAGCCATTCGCTGCAAATTACCCAACACAAGCTCAATGGGTTGAATTATCGAGAGTGGTTCCAATCCGTCATTCTTGTAATCAAGGGAAGAGGGAAGATCGGATATTTGACAGGTACAAAAAAGGCTCCATCAGAAACTGATCCAAGCTTCAGTTCATGGGAAGCCGAAAACTCCATTGTTATGGCTTGGCTCATAAACTCTATGGAGCCAAGCATTGGCCGCACATACTTGTACTACCAGACAACTAAGGAAATCTGGGAAGCTGTACAAGAAATCTATTCGGACTTAGAAAATACTTCTCAATGTTTTGAGATTCGCTCGAAACTTCGAAACACGAGGCAAGGAAGTCTGAACGTGACAGAGTACTTCAACTCTCTCATGGACTTATGGCAAGAAATCGATTTGTTCTATGACATGGGTTGGTCCTGCACAACTGATGCAACAAAATACAAGACGATGCTTGAAAAGGAGCGCACCTTTGATTTCTTACAAGGTCTGAATCATGATTTGGATGAAGTTCATGGACGGTCGCTGGGGACAAAACCATTTCCGTCTCTTCGGGAATTTTGCTGAAGTTCGAAGGGAGGAAAGTAGACAACGTGTTATGTTGCATTCCCCACGACAAGAGACTTCTTCCTTAGATGCCCAGGGTTCTGCTCTGATTGCGCACAAACAAGACGGAAATCGCTTCAATCGAGATCGTCACACAGTGCCGTACAAACCAGAAGTAGCCCGTGGATATCAATCTGATGGTCGAGTGGTGTGTGATTTTTGCAAAAAGCCATATCATACTCGTGATACTTGCTGGGAAATTCATGGAAAGCCCATTGATTGGAAGCCCAAGAAGCAACAAAAACTGCCCAAATCAGCCCATCTTGTTGAGTCCACCTCTAGCGTTACTGGACCAGAATTCTCCAGTGAGGATTTGGACATGTTGCGTCAACTGTTGCAACAAACTAGAGCATCCACGGGATCTGCAAATCAAACCTCAAAAACTCCTACTGCTGCTATGGCCAAAACAGGTATAATTCATCAGAATTCCCTTTCAAAATCCCAACACACAGATTGCTGGATTGTGGACACAGGAGCCTCAGACCATATGACAGGAACAAAGGCCATTTTTGACACATATAATAGTTGCCACaacaaaattgatttttgggttGCTGATGGAAAAGTATTACCTGCTGTAGGGAAGGGCTCGGTTTGTCTATCAAATATGACACTAAAATCAGTGTTATTTGTGTCAAATTTATCTCACAATCTCCTGTCAGTAAGCAAACTAACCGAGGATATGAATTGTGTTGTAACCTTTTTTCCTTCTCATTGTGAATTTCAGGACAATTCTTCGGGGAAGATGATTGGAGTTGCTGAGAAGAAAGATGGTTTGTATTATCTGTTGGAAACAAAGAATTCTAGCCAGTCTAAGTCATCCAATATGTCTATGTCAGTTGTTTCTAACTCTAATGTAATGTTGTGGCATCAACGTTTGGGGCACCCTAGCTTTCAGTATATGAAAATTTTGTATCCTCATCTTTTTATCAATAAAGATCAACATTCCTTTCAATGTGAACAATGTGTACTTGCAAAGCAACCTCGCATCAATTATCCTACGCATGTGTATCAGCCTTCAAAGCCATTTCACCTAGTCCATAGTGATATATGGGGACCTGCTCGAACTTCGAACCTCACTAAAACTCAAACCTTTATTGATGATCACACAAAGGTGTGTTGGGTATACCTAATGAAGGACAAATCTGAAACTTTCTACTGGTTCAAACAATTTCATAAATTTGTCTTGAATGTATTTCAGTCCAATATTCATGTTTTTCGCACAAATAATGGAAAGGAATACCTATCAAGTGAATTCAACCTGTACTTCGGAGAAAATGGGATACACCATCAAACCTCTTGTGTCAATACACCAAAACAAAATGGGGTGGCAGAGAGAAAAAATCGTCATTTGTTAGAAGTTGCTAGGTCCCTTATGTTCACTAGCTCCATTCCTAATTTCTATTGGGGGGAGGCGATTCTCACATCTACCTATTTGATAAACCGTTTACCCTCGAAAacactcaaattcaaaaccccTTTGAGTGCCCTAGCTGCCAGTTTTCCTGACCTTAATCTTTTCAGTTCTTTATCCCCAAAAATCTTTGGTTGTACTGTTTTTGTCCATAACAAACAGCCAAACCGAAGTAAACTTGATCCCAAGGCATTCAAGTGTGTTTTTGTAGGATATTCCCCAACCCAGAAAGGATACAAGTGCTACTCACCTtcacaaaaaatgttttttgtCTCTTTGGAtgtaactttctttgaaaaTACTTTTTTCTACTCTCGCTCTCCTCTCCAGGGGGAAAATAACGACGAGAATAGTATTTGGGATCCTACTGTATCGTTACCCATATCAGAAGATGTGTCTCATCTTCTAAATTCAGCTCCTATACTTGTTTCAAGCCCTATCCAGATTCATGAAAAAGGGAGAGAAGTACAAGAGGAGGTAATTTCCAAGAAACCTCTTCAGACCTACTCTCGCAGACCAAAGCCTTCTCAGCACAACCAATCATCGATCCCAGAATTGGAACCTGTTGTTTGCAAAGATTTGGAACTTCCAATTGCACAAAGAAAAGGGGTTAGATCTTGTACTATGCATCCTATTGCAAATTTTCTAACTTGTAAAAGGTTGTCTCCTGTTTTTAAGGCCTTTACAGCAAAAATCGACAATGtgaaaattcccaaaaatattgATGATGCTTTGAAAGATAAAAAATGGGAAAGTGCTGTACTGGAAGAAATGACAGCTTTGCATGAGAATGAAACATGGGATATAGTGGATCTACCCAAGGATAAGAAAGTGGTTGGAAGTAAATGGGTCTTTACAGTGAAGTATAGAGCTGATGGAGAAGTTGAAAGATACAAAGCTCGGTTGGTGGCCCAAGGGTTTACTCAAACATATGGAATAGACTACGAAGAAACATTCGCTCAAGTGgcaaaattcaattcaatacgCGTGTTGTTGTCTCTTGCTGCAAACCTGGATTGGGAATTGCACCAGCTAGACATCAAAAATGCGTTCCTGAATGGTCACCTTGATGAGGAGGTGTACATGAAGATTCCACCTGGTTTCCAGTCAGAACATGAGCAAGGTAAAGTTTGTAAGCTGCGGAAATCATTGTATGGGTTGAAACAATCCCCACGAGCGTGGTTCACTCGATTTAGCTCCACTCTCATGCGACTGGGATATAGTCAAGGAAAGGCAGATCATACTCTTTTCATCAAAGCAGGAGAAAGTGGAAAGAAGGCCATCCTTATTGTGTATGTGGATGACATCCTAATTACAGGTGATGACAGTGGTGAGATTCTTCAGCTCAAAGGAAAATTGAGGaaagaatttgaaataaaagATTTAGGATCTTTAAAGTATTTTCTTGGCATGGAGGTAGCTCGAAGTAA
Coding sequences within:
- the LOC140872079 gene encoding uncharacterized protein translates to MLRLWKWYQNCLATHPVKTQVISSGLIWGAGDIAAQTVTQYTSRRSYVEDKELKINWRRVATTSLFGLGFVGPVGHFWYEGLDRFIRLRLRLQPNSFRFVGSKVAVDGIIFGPLDLLVFFTYMGFSTGKSATQVKEDVKRDFLPALILEGGIWPIVQVANFRFIPVRYQLLYVNFFCLLDSCFLSWIEQQEDAPWKEWLKSLLPLKEEKQEGG
- the LOC140872070 gene encoding GTP-binding protein At2g22870, which translates into the protein MFLSHQLPRIHLISHFTSPKPKKSLLLITSTLVSKSIPASISHFSATIAAPSQPQETAPLSLETLFVPPDTDVSSLEISSLGARILKGSNIVLSKYAAGDGTDVVNSEFVKSSVATEDCPSDGMPEFALVGRSNVGKSSLLNSLVRRKKLALTSKKPGKTQCINHFRINDSWYLVDLPGYGYAAAPHEIRTDWDKFTKDYFLNRPTLVSVFLLIDASIPAKKIDLDYASWLGQNQIPMTLIFTKCDKRKKKRNGGRRPEENVQEFQELIRNFFQTAPPWIMTSSVTNQGREEILLHMSQLRNYWLKH